Below is a genomic region from Neisseria zoodegmatis.
AGTAACTTTATCACCAGGAGAAATACGAATATAGTGCATTCGCATTTTTCCAGAGATATGCCCTAGAACAACATGATCGTTCTCAAGCTTTACTTTAAAAGTTGCATTAGGCAAAGTTTCCAATATCTCACCTTGCATTTGTATAGTGTCTTCTTTAGCCATATTTCTTTTATTTAGTGACGTGATAGTGATTTTATATCAGTTTTTTGAATCAGATGTTCGTATTGATGAGTCATTCTATACGAAGCAATCTGGGTATTAAAATCCATTGTAACAACAACCAAAATCAACAATGAAGTTCCACCTAAATAAAAAGGTACGTTTAAAGCTGTTGTTAAAAACTCAGGAATTAAACAAATAATAGTAATATACAAGGCACCAAAAAAAGTTAAACGCAATACAACTTTCTCCAGATATCTTGAAGTTTGCTCGCCCGGCCTAATACCAGGCACAAAAGCACCGCTCTTTTTTAAATTCTCAGCCATCTCTTTTGGACTAAATACCAAAGCCGTATAAAAATAGCAAAAGAATATTATAGTGCTTGCAAACAAAACAATATAAATAGGCTGACCATGTTGTAACAAGGTAGCTAACTTACTTAACCAACCACCTGAGTCTGCTGAGCCGAACCAACCCACTAAAGTTGCAGGGAACAATATAATACTCGAAGCAAAAATAGGAGGAATCACTCCAGCCATATTTAATTTAAAAGGCATGTGAGTACTCTGCCCTTGTACAATCCTATTCCCAAACTGGCGTTTAGCATAATGAATTGGTATTTTTCGCTGTGCACTTTCAAAATACACGACAGCATAAATTAATATTAGTGAACCAAGCACAATAGAAATTGCCATTAGTACACTCATTGATCCCTGGTTAGTCAAGGTCAGTAACTGTGCGATAGCAGATGGAATACCAGATACAATACCAGCAGTAATAATTAGAGAAATCCCATTACCTATACCTCGCTCAGACATCTGCTCCCCTAACCACATCAAGAACATAGTTCCAGTTACCAAGCAAATAACAGTTGAAACATAAAACTCAAATTGGGAAGTAACTACAACATTTTGCTGATAAACAAAAGTGGCCACGCCAAAACTTTGAAGCAATGCTAAAATTACCGTACCATAACGAGTGTATTTAGTAATGATTTTTCTTCCTGACTCACCTTCCTTTTTAAGAGCCTTCAACGAAGGAAAGATTTCAGACGCCAATTGAACAATAATTGACGCAGAAATATAAGGCATAATCCCAATAGCAAAAATACTAAAGCGCTCCAGCGAACCTCCTGAGAACATATTTAACATACCCAAGATGCCGCTGCTTGCGCTTTCGTATAGCTTAGCTAAAGCAACTGCATCAACACCTGGTACGGGTATATGAGCACCAATACGAAATACAATTAATGCTCCAAGCAAAAATAATAATCGCTGCTTAAGATCACCGTACTTTTTCAGTACTAATGAAGATAGTTGATTAGCCACTTAAATCCAAGCCTTATTCTTCAATTTTTCCACCAGCAGCTTCAATCGCTGCTTTCGCACCTGCCGTAACCTTAACACCTTTTAAAACAATTGCTTTTTGAATCTCACCAGAAGCAATCACTTTAACATTTTGGGCGCGTGAATCAACCAAGCCAGCCTGTTTTAAAGTTAGCAAATCAATTACATCAACTGCAATCAATGACAACTCATTCAAACTAACTTCTGCATTTTTTGCAGTTGATAAAGATTTAAAACCACGCTTAGGCAGGCGGCGTTGCAATGGCATTTGTCCACCTTCAAAACCTACTTTATGGAACCCACCCGAACGGCTTTTTTGGCCCTTGTGACCACGCCCGCCAGTTTTGCCTAAACCACTACCAATACCACGACCCACACGTCGTTTAGAATGAGTTGAGCCTTCAGCAGGTTGAATAGTATTTAAAAACATCATTAAGACTCCACTTTTAATAGATAGCTGATCTTATTAATCATGCCACGATTTTCAGGAGTGTCCAAAACCTCAACGGTATGTTCACGATGACGTAAGCCTAACCCACGCGCACAAGCTCGATGAGACTGGATAGTACCAATTAAACTTTTTGCCAAAGTTACTTTAATTTTCTTTTGCTCAGTCATTACTATTGGCTCCCAAAATATCTTCAACAGTCAAACCACGTTTAGCAGCAATATCAGCAGGAGTGTATAATTTTGATAAACCGTCTAAAGTAGCACGTACAATATTGTAAGGGTTTGTAGAACCGTGTACTTTTGCAGAAATGTTATGAATACCCATTGCGTCAAATACTAAGCGCATCGGACCACCAGCTTTAACACCGCTACCCTCTTTAGCAGGCTGCATAAATACACGAGTAGCACCGTGCTTTCCGATTACTTCATGATGAATTGTGCCATTTTTCAATGGTATCTTAATCATTGAACGACGAGCTTGATCCATCGCTTTTTGCACAGCCACAGGAACTTCTTTTGATTTTCCCTTGCCCATACCAATACGGCCATCTCCATCACCAACCACAGTTAAAGCTGAAAAAGCCATGATGCGGCCACCTTTAACTACTTTTGTTACACGATTTACAGCTACCATTTTTTCAATTAAGCCGTCGCCGCGCTCTTCAATTTCATGTTTTGCCATTTGAAATCTCCAATCTTTTAAAAGCTTAAGCCATTTTCACGTGCAGCTTCAGCCAAAGCCTTCACGCGGCCATGATATTGAAAACCAGAACGATCAAAAGCAACTTTATCAACACCAACAGCTTTAGCTTTTTCAGCAATTCGCTTACCTACAATTGCAGCTGCTTCAATATTACCGCCTGATTTCAGGTCATTGCGCACTTCTGCCTCTAAAGTTGAAGCTTGAGCCAAAACTTTATCACCTTCAGCACTAATAACTTGTGCATAAATATGGCTGTTTGAACGGAATACGCACAATCTAACCATTTTTAAATCTGCGATACGAGCACGTGTTTTACGAGCACGACGCAGTCGGGTTACATGTTTATTCATTAGGAAAACCTCAATTATTTTTTCTTGGCTTCTTTCATTACTACTGCTTCCCCAACATAGCGAACACCTTTACCTTTATAAGGTTCAGGCGAGCGATATGCACGAATTTCCGCAGCAACTTGGCCAACAACTTGTTTATCCGCACCTGTCAAAATAATCTCTGTTTGACTCGGCGTTTGCACTGAAACACCTTCAGGCATTTCATGAACAACAGGATGAGAAAAACCTAAAGAAAGATTTAATACCTTGCCTTGAGCTTGAGCGCGATAACCTACACCAATAAGCTGTAATTTTTTCTCAAAGCCTTCAGAAACACCTTTAACCATATTATTAACTAAAGCGCGAACGGTACCAGACATGGCATTCGCCTGCTTACTGTCGTTCTTTGCAGCAAAAGTCAATTGACCATCGGTCAATTCAATTGCAACATCAGCAGACAAAGGCAAGGATAACTCACCGTTTTTACCCTTAATTATAATGGAATCTGTTCCAAATTTCACTTCAACCCCAGCAGGAACAGTCACTGGATTTTTAGCTACGCGTGACATCTTAAAAATCTCCTACTTAGGCAACAATACACAACAACTCACCACCAACACCTTCGGAGCGAGCTTTACGATCTGTCATTACACCCTTAGAAGTGCTTACAATAGCAACACCCAAGCCATTCATTACGCTAGGTATTTCATTTGAGGCTTTATAAATACGCAAACCAGGACGTGATACACGCTTAATCTGCTCAATAACAGGGCGGCCTGCATAATATTTTAATTGAATTTCCAAAACAGGTTTCAAGTCATTTGAAACTGTAAAATCTTCAATATACCCTTCTTCTTTTAATACTTTAGCAATGGCGCATTTCAATTTAGAAGAAGGCATAGAAACGGCAACTTTGTTTGCACGCTGTGCATTTCGGATACGAGTCAACATATCGGAAATAGGATCATGCATACTCATAGTTATTACTCCTATTACCAGCTAGCTTTAACAACACCCGGAATCTCGCCACGCATAGCAATTTCACGGATTTTAATACGACCCAAACCGAACTTACGGAAGGTCCCACGAGGACGACCTGTAAGAGCACAGCGACGACGCTGACGCACAGGCGCAGCATTACGAGGAATTGCTTGAAGTTTCAAACGAGCCTCAAAGCGCTCTTTATCCGAAGCATTTGAATCATTAATAATAGCAAAAATAACCTCACGCTTAGCGGCATATTTTTTCGCCAGAGCAACGCGTTTTAATTCGCGATTGATAAGTGCTTTTTTAGCCATGAATTATCCTTTAAACGGAAACTTAAACAATGATAACAAAGCTTTTGCTTCCTCATCAGTCTTAGCGGTTGTTGTGATAGTAATATTCAAACCACGCAAAGCATCAATTTTGTCATATTCAATTTCCGGGAAAATGATTTGCTCACGCACGCCCATATTGTAGTTACCGCTACCATCAAAAGATTTACCACTAACGCCCCGAAAATCACGCACACGAGGCAAAGCAATAGTAACCAAACGATCCAAAAATTCAAACATTTGATCACGACGCAAAGTAACTTTACAACCCACTGGATAGTTATCACGAATCTTAAAACCAGCAATTGACTTACGGGCAACAGTAACTACCGGCTTTTGACCAGCAATTTTTTCCAAATCAGCAACAGCATGTTCCATCACTTTTTTATCAGCAACAGCTTCGCCAACACCCATATTCAACGTAATTTTCTCAATACGAGGCACTTCCATAATTGATTTATAACCAAATTGCTTCATCAATTCCGGAACCACAGTACTGTTATAAAACTCTCTCAAACGAGCCATGTTATCTCCTTATGCCCCAATGATAGAGCCATTAGACTTGAAGAAGCGGACACGCTTTACCCTGCCATCGCTCTCAACCAATTTGACGCCAACACGATCAGCTTTATTTGTTTCAGGATTGAAAACAGCAACATTAGAAATAGCCAAAGGCATATTTTTCACAACGATGCCACCCTCAATACCACGCATAGGATTCGGCTTTTGATGACGCTTAACAACGTTAACACCTTCAACAACAACCTTATCACCCAAAACCTTTACAACCTGACCTTGCTTGCCTTTATCTTTACCAGCAATCACAATTACTTGGTCACCTTTAATAATTTTATTCATCGCCGTTATTCCTTATAATACCTCAGGTGCCAATGAAACAATTTTCATAAATCGCTCCGTACGCAGCTCACGAGTAACCGGACCAAAAATACGGGTACCTAAAGGCTCAAGCTTATTATTCAACAAAACGGCCGCATTATTATCAAATTTAATCAGTGCACCATCAGGACGACGTACGCCTTTTGCAGTACGAACCACAACAGCATTAAATACATCACCCTTTTTCACACGACCACGCGGAGCCGCATCCTTAACTGCAACTTTAATAATGTCGCCAACCGAAGCATAACGACGTTTAGATCCGCCTAAAACCTTGATACACATTACACGACGCGCACCAGAGTTATCAGCCACATCTAAAATGGTCTGCATTTGAATCATTTTATTACCTTTTAAAAAACCAACTTAATCTACCTCTTTCAGCCAGTCCACACAATATTAGATTTTGTGCCTACTAAACTGAAACCTACATAGGTTCTAGTAAACCAGTCTTGGATCCCGAAGGGAAGAAGCTCTCAAAGAGAAGCTGAAAGATAAGAAACGAAGTTTACATGCAAATTTCCATCAATGCAAGACTTCGTTTCTTTTTTAAGCATTACTGTATTAAATTTTAAACAGAGCGTGCTTTTTCCACCAACTCTTTAACAACCCAAGATTTAGTTTTTGACAGAGGACGAGTTTCTTCAATCACAACCACATCTCCAATGCCATATTGATTTTGCTCGTCATGAGCATGAATTTTGGTCGAGCGGCGGATAATTTTACCATACAAGGGGTGCTTTACTTTACGCTCCACCAAAACGGTTACTGTCTTATCCATTTTGTCACTAACCACTTTGCCTTGCAAAGTACGAACATTTTTTGATTCGCTCATTACTTAGCACCTTTTTCAGTTAAAATGGTTTTAATACGGGCAATTTCGCGACGTACTCGTTTTAATTCACTCGGTTTACCTAATTGACCAGTAGCATTTTGCATACGCAGGCCAAACTGGGTTTTTAGCAAATCAAGCAAATCTGCGTTTAATTGCTCAACCGATTTGTCTTTTAATTCATTCGCTTTCATTATTGACCTACCTGTCTTACTACGAATACTGTCGGAATCGGCAGTTTAGCAGAAGCAAGCTCAAACGCTTCACGAGCCAAGGCCTCTGGAACTCCATCCATTTCATACAACATTTTACCCGGTTGGATTTCGGCAACGTAATACTCAGGAGAACCTTTACCGCCACCCATACGAACTTCTGCAGGTTTAGATGTAATCGGTTTATCAGGAAACACTCGAATCCAAATTCGACCACCGCGCTTAATGTGACGGGTCATTGTACGACGGGCAGCCTCAATTTGGCGCGCAGTCAGACGACCACGACCAACCGCTTTTAAGCCAAACTCACCAAAGCTTACTTTGTTTCCTCGAGTAGCAATACCGGTGTTACGGCCTTTATGCTGTTTTCGATATTTAAGTCTAGTTGGCTGCAGCATGACGGCCTCCTACCTTTCTTTGTCTTTTTTCTTGCTCAGGTTTAGCTTGAGAAACTTTTTCGTTACCTTCGCCTGTATAAACCCAAACTTTCAAACCCAACACACCATAGGTTGTATGAGCTTCACTGGTAGCATAATCAACATTTGCACGTAAAGTATGCAAAGGCACACGGCCTTCACGATACCATTCGCTACGAGCAATATCGGCACCATTCAGACGGCCAGAGGTCATAATTTTGATACCTTTAGCTCCAACACGCATGGCATTTTGCATTGCACGCTTCATAGCACGGCGAAATTGAACACGCTTTTCAAGCTGTTGTGCAATACCATCAGCAATAATTTGAGCATCCAATTCAGGTTTACGAATTTCTTCAATATTTACATGAACCGGCACACCCATCAATTTTTGCAAATCGCGTTTCAGAACTTCGATATCTTCGCCCTTTCTGCCGATCACAACACCAGGACGAGCTGAGTGAATGGTAATGCGGGCAGATTTTGCAGGACGCTCAATCACTACACGACCTACTGAGGCATTCGCCAAACGCTTACGTAAATACTCACGAACATCAATATCTTGCTTCAAAACAGTAGGGAAATCGCTACTTTTAGCAAACCATTTTGAAGACCAGTCTTTAGTTACCGCCAAGCGAAAGCCGGTAGGATTAATCTTTTGTCCCATAGCTTTTCCTTAATTACCTACTGTCACATTAATGTGACAAGTTTGTTTTTCAATGCGGTTACCACGACCTTTGGCACGAGCTTGAAAACGTTTCAAACTCGGACCTTTGTCAACAAAAATGGTTACCACTTTTAACTTGTCAATATCAGCACCTTCGTTATGCTCTGCATTTGCAATTGCAGATTCCAGCACTTTCTTAACAAGCTCAGCGCCTTTTTTAGGGCTAAATGCCAAGATATTTAAAGCTTGGGCAACGTCTTTACCACGAATTAAATCTGCGACCAAACGAGCCTTTTGTGCAGAGATACGGGCATTTTTATGTTGTGCACTTACTCTCATGATTCACCTTATTTCTTTTTAGCCTTTTTATCAGCCAAATGGCCTTTAAAGGTACGGGTCAATGAGAACTCACCCAATTTATGACCAACCATATTATCACTGATAAACACAGGGACATGAGTACGTCCGTTATGCACAGCGATGGTTAAACCGATAAAATCAGGCAAAATAGTAGAACGACGCGACCAGGTTTTGATCGGGCGCTTGTCATTGCTTGCACGAGCCGCATCTACTTTTTTCAGCAAATGCAGGTCTACATATGGACCTTTTTTCAATGAACGAGCCATATTAATTAACCTTTATTTGAGTAACGGCGGCGAACAATCATATTGTCCGTGCGTTTATTGTTACGAGTACGGTAGCCTTTAGAAGGTGTACCCCATGGGCTAACAGGTTCGCGAGCTTCACCAGTACGTCCTTCACCACCACCATGCGGGTGATCTACAGGGTTCATTACAACACCTCGAACAGTCGGACGAATGCCGCGCCAGCGGTTTGCACCAGCTTTACCGATTTTCTTCAGGCTTTGCTCTTCATTGCCAACTTCACCAATGGTAGCACGACAATCTACATGAATCTTGCGAACTTCACCTGAACGCAAACGTACTTGAGCATAGATTCCTTCTTTAGCCAACAGTACGGCAGATGCACCGGCAGAACGTGCAATTTGTGCACCTTTACCAGGCTTCATCTCAATACAGTGAATTGTGGTACCAACGGGAATATTACGAATAGGAAGAGTATTACCTACTTTAATCGCAGATTCAGCGCCAGAAACCAATACCGCACCTGCTTTAATACCACGCGGAGCAATAATGTAACGACGCTCACCATCCGCATAGCATAACAATGCAATATGCGCAGTACGGTTTGGATCGTATTCGATTCGCTCTACTTTGGCAGGGATGCCGTCTTTATTACGTTTGAAGTCTACGATACGATAATGGTGTTTATGCCCACCGCCTTTGTGACGAGTAGTAATATGACCATTATTATTGCGACCAGCAGTAGAGTTTTTCTTTTCCAGCAGTGCAGCGTATGGAGCACCTTTATGCAAACCTTCAGTGGTTACACGAACCATGCCGCGGCGACCAGCAGAGGTTGGCTTCATTTTTACAATAGCCATGTCACTTATTCCTTATCTGCAGCTGCAGCAGCGGCTTCCAAATCTAATTCTTGCCCGGCAGCCAAGCTTACATAAGCTTTTTTAACATCACTGCGGCGACCGATGGTACGACCGAAGCGTTTGGTTTTACCTTTAGTGGTAACAGTAGTCACAGAAGCAACTTCTACACCAAACAAAAACTCCACAGCGGCCTTAATTTCCTGTTTAGTTGCATTAGGCAATACTTTGAAAGTCATCTGATTGCGTTTTTCTGCCAACAGGTTACTTTTCTCAGAAACAACAGGAGCCAAAATCACTTGTGTTAAACGTTGTTGATTCATACCCATTGCTCCTCTAACTGCGCTACTGCTTCTTTAGTGATGACTACTTTTTTGTAACGCAGCAAGCTATACGGATCAATTTGCTGAGCTTCCAAAACCAGCACATTAGGCAGGTTGCGCGACGCCAAATAAACATTTTCATCCAACTGCTTAGTTACAAACAAAACTTGCTCCAGACCCAAGCTTTTCACTTGCTCAACAAATTCTTTGGTCTTAGGCGTTTGTGCGTTAAGCGTCTCAATAACAAACAAACGTTCGTCACGAACCAACTGAGACAAAATGGTTGCCATGCCGGCACGGTACATTTTGCGGTTTACTTTTTGAGTAAAGTTCTCATCCGGTTTGTTAGGGAACGCGCGGCCACCTTTTCTCCACAGCGGAGAAGAAGTCATACCTGAACGGGCACGGCCTGTACCTTTTTGACGCCATGGTTTTTTGGTTGAGTGGTTAACTTCTGCACGTGTTTTTTGAGCACGGTTGCCTGAACGGGCATTAGCCAAAAATGCAGTAACCAACTGATGAACCAAAGATTCATTGTATTCACGAGCAAACAATGCATCAGAAGCAGCCAAGCTGCCCGACACTTGCCCTTTAGCATCAATTACTTTTAATTCCATTACGCACCTACTTTCACGCTAGGACGCACCACAACATCACTGTTTACCGCACCGGGAACAGCACCCTTAACCAGCAGCAGCTGACGCTCAACATCTACACGCACTACTTCCAAGTTTTGAACAGTAGATTTGGTGTTACCATATTGACCGGCCATGCGTTTACCAGGGAATACGCGACCGGGATCTTGAGCCATACCGATAGAACCGGGAACGCGGTGTGAACGCGAGTTACCATGAGAAGTACGTTGCGCACCAAAATTGTGGCGTTTGATCGTACCAGAGAAACCTTTACCTTTTGAGGTACCGGTTACATCTACCAGCTGACCAGCTTCAAACATATCAACAGCGATTTGATCGCCGGCTTTCAGCTCGCCCAGCTTTTCTTCAGTTAAAGCAAATTCAATCAAACCGCAACCTGCCTCAACACCTGCTTTTGCAAAGTGACCGGCTTCGGCTTTATTGATGCGATTTGCTTTTTTCTGACCAAAGGTAACCTGTACTGCTGTATAGCCGTCGGTATCTTTGGATTTCACTTGAGTGACGCGGTTAGCAGACATATCCAACACGGTTACTGGAACGGAAGCACCCTGTTCGTTAAACACGCGAGTCATACCTACTTTGCGCCCAACCAGACCTAAAGTCATGATTATTTTCCTTTTTTAAATTAAAGGGGCCAATTACGATTGATTGGCCTTGCACAAAATACAAACTTGGCAAATGCCAAGCTCTGTACTATACCATAGTTTTTTCAAAAAAACTCAAGAAAATCTTTATTTAAGTGCAACTACTTAAGCTGCCAAAAAGGAAACAATATATTTACATATCAACCGAACTTATCCACCTGTTTTTTCTCTTACCACTATGGCATCTCTACTGCATGATAATGATGAACACAGACCTAAAGCGTTTGCATTAACGATCAGCTTCATGAAATTTATAGATACTATACTCTCTCTAAACTTTCATTATGGCTTTTCAGACGGCCTCAAACCTTCTGACGGAGGATATGCATCCTTCTAATATTAATATTACTATTCAAAATTGCCTTCAAATTAATATTTACATCCTCATATTAACGCTTCAATGACAAAAGGATTCAAACAATGGAAAACTGGACCCAAACTTTAGGCACGGGCGAGTTGCTCGGCATTGCGGCAGGGGCGATTCTGCTGATTTTGATACTGATCATCAAATTCCGCGTGCACGCCCTGTTGACACTGATGATCGTCAGCCTGCTTACCGCGATTGCCACCGGCCTGCCGATGGGCAGTATCGTAGGCGACGTATTGGTAAAAAGTTTCGGCGGCACGCTCGGCAATGTGGCCTTGCTGGTGGGTTTGGGCGCGATGCTCGGCCGTTTGGTGGAAACGTCGGGCGGGGCGCAATCGCTGGCCGATGCGTTGGTGCGGGCGTTCGGCGAGAAACGCGCGCCTTTCGCCTTAGGCGTGGCTTCGCTGATTTTCGGTTTTCCGATTTTCTTTGATGCCGGTTTGGTGGTGATGCTGCCGATTGTGTTTGCCACCGCCCGCCGCATGAAAGCACCGATTCTGCCCTACGGCTTGGCTTCCATCGGCGCGTTTTCGGTGATGCACGTGTTTCTGCCGCCGCATCCGGGTCCGATTGCCGCATCCGAATTTTACGGTGCCAGCATCGGCCACGTGCTGCTGCTCGGTTTGCCGCTGGCCTTCATCACTTGGTATTTCAGCGGTTATCTACTGGGTCAGTTTCTCGGCCGCCGCATTCATGTACCGGTGCCGGACTTGCTCAGCGGCGGCAAACAGGATGGCGACGAACCCAAAGCGCCCGCCCGAGCCGGCACGGTTATCGGCATTATGCTGATTCCGATGTTGCTGATTTTCCTCAATACCGGTTTAGCCACGCTGATTGCCCAAAAAATGGTCGACGGCAACGCCGAATGGGTGAAAACCCTACGTATGATCGGCTCGACACCGGTTGCGCTGCTGATTTCGGTATTGGTTGCGATGTTTGTGCTGGGGCGTAAGCGCGGCGAAAAAGCGACGGCACTCGAAAAAACCAT
It encodes:
- the infA gene encoding translation initiation factor IF-1, with protein sequence MAKEDTIQMQGEILETLPNATFKVKLENDHVVLGHISGKMRMHYIRISPGDKVTVELTPYDLTRARIVFRAR
- the secY gene encoding preprotein translocase subunit SecY; translated protein: MANQLSSLVLKKYGDLKQRLLFLLGALIVFRIGAHIPVPGVDAVALAKLYESASSGILGMLNMFSGGSLERFSIFAIGIMPYISASIIVQLASEIFPSLKALKKEGESGRKIITKYTRYGTVILALLQSFGVATFVYQQNVVVTSQFEFYVSTVICLVTGTMFLMWLGEQMSERGIGNGISLIITAGIVSGIPSAIAQLLTLTNQGSMSVLMAISIVLGSLILIYAVVYFESAQRKIPIHYAKRQFGNRIVQGQSTHMPFKLNMAGVIPPIFASSIILFPATLVGWFGSADSGGWLSKLATLLQHGQPIYIVLFASTIIFFCYFYTALVFSPKEMAENLKKSGAFVPGIRPGEQTSRYLEKVVLRLTFFGALYITIICLIPEFLTTALNVPFYLGGTSLLILVVVTMDFNTQIASYRMTHQYEHLIQKTDIKSLSRH
- the rplO gene encoding 50S ribosomal protein L15, with translation MFLNTIQPAEGSTHSKRRVGRGIGSGLGKTGGRGHKGQKSRSGGFHKVGFEGGQMPLQRRLPKRGFKSLSTAKNAEVSLNELSLIAVDVIDLLTLKQAGLVDSRAQNVKVIASGEIQKAIVLKGVKVTAGAKAAIEAAGGKIEE
- the rpmD gene encoding 50S ribosomal protein L30 — protein: MTEQKKIKVTLAKSLIGTIQSHRACARGLGLRHREHTVEVLDTPENRGMINKISYLLKVES
- the rpsE gene encoding 30S ribosomal protein S5; its protein translation is MAKHEIEERGDGLIEKMVAVNRVTKVVKGGRIMAFSALTVVGDGDGRIGMGKGKSKEVPVAVQKAMDQARRSMIKIPLKNGTIHHEVIGKHGATRVFMQPAKEGSGVKAGGPMRLVFDAMGIHNISAKVHGSTNPYNIVRATLDGLSKLYTPADIAAKRGLTVEDILGANSND
- the rplR gene encoding 50S ribosomal protein L18, whose amino-acid sequence is MNKHVTRLRRARKTRARIADLKMVRLCVFRSNSHIYAQVISAEGDKVLAQASTLEAEVRNDLKSGGNIEAAAIVGKRIAEKAKAVGVDKVAFDRSGFQYHGRVKALAEAARENGLSF
- the rplF gene encoding 50S ribosomal protein L6, producing MSRVAKNPVTVPAGVEVKFGTDSIIIKGKNGELSLPLSADVAIELTDGQLTFAAKNDSKQANAMSGTVRALVNNMVKGVSEGFEKKLQLIGVGYRAQAQGKVLNLSLGFSHPVVHEMPEGVSVQTPSQTEIILTGADKQVVGQVAAEIRAYRSPEPYKGKGVRYVGEAVVMKEAKKK
- the rpsH gene encoding 30S ribosomal protein S8, with product MSMHDPISDMLTRIRNAQRANKVAVSMPSSKLKCAIAKVLKEEGYIEDFTVSNDLKPVLEIQLKYYAGRPVIEQIKRVSRPGLRIYKASNEIPSVMNGLGVAIVSTSKGVMTDRKARSEGVGGELLCIVA
- the rpsN gene encoding 30S ribosomal protein S14, producing the protein MAKKALINRELKRVALAKKYAAKREVIFAIINDSNASDKERFEARLKLQAIPRNAAPVRQRRRCALTGRPRGTFRKFGLGRIKIREIAMRGEIPGVVKASW
- the rplE gene encoding 50S ribosomal protein L5 — translated: MARLREFYNSTVVPELMKQFGYKSIMEVPRIEKITLNMGVGEAVADKKVMEHAVADLEKIAGQKPVVTVARKSIAGFKIRDNYPVGCKVTLRRDQMFEFLDRLVTIALPRVRDFRGVSGKSFDGSGNYNMGVREQIIFPEIEYDKIDALRGLNITITTTAKTDEEAKALLSLFKFPFKG
- the rplX gene encoding 50S ribosomal protein L24; the protein is MNKIIKGDQVIVIAGKDKGKQGQVVKVLGDKVVVEGVNVVKRHQKPNPMRGIEGGIVVKNMPLAISNVAVFNPETNKADRVGVKLVESDGRVKRVRFFKSNGSIIGA
- the rplN gene encoding 50S ribosomal protein L14, whose product is MIQMQTILDVADNSGARRVMCIKVLGGSKRRYASVGDIIKVAVKDAAPRGRVKKGDVFNAVVVRTAKGVRRPDGALIKFDNNAAVLLNNKLEPLGTRIFGPVTRELRTERFMKIVSLAPEVL
- the rpsQ gene encoding 30S ribosomal protein S17 gives rise to the protein MSESKNVRTLQGKVVSDKMDKTVTVLVERKVKHPLYGKIIRRSTKIHAHDEQNQYGIGDVVVIEETRPLSKTKSWVVKELVEKARSV
- the rpmC gene encoding 50S ribosomal protein L29, with amino-acid sequence MKANELKDKSVEQLNADLLDLLKTQFGLRMQNATGQLGKPSELKRVRREIARIKTILTEKGAK
- the rplP gene encoding 50S ribosomal protein L16; the encoded protein is MLQPTRLKYRKQHKGRNTGIATRGNKVSFGEFGLKAVGRGRLTARQIEAARRTMTRHIKRGGRIWIRVFPDKPITSKPAEVRMGGGKGSPEYYVAEIQPGKMLYEMDGVPEALAREAFELASAKLPIPTVFVVRQVGQ
- the rpsC gene encoding 30S ribosomal protein S3 encodes the protein MGQKINPTGFRLAVTKDWSSKWFAKSSDFPTVLKQDIDVREYLRKRLANASVGRVVIERPAKSARITIHSARPGVVIGRKGEDIEVLKRDLQKLMGVPVHVNIEEIRKPELDAQIIADGIAQQLEKRVQFRRAMKRAMQNAMRVGAKGIKIMTSGRLNGADIARSEWYREGRVPLHTLRANVDYATSEAHTTYGVLGLKVWVYTGEGNEKVSQAKPEQEKRQRKVGGRHAAAN
- the rplV gene encoding 50S ribosomal protein L22, which gives rise to MRVSAQHKNARISAQKARLVADLIRGKDVAQALNILAFSPKKGAELVKKVLESAIANAEHNEGADIDKLKVVTIFVDKGPSLKRFQARAKGRGNRIEKQTCHINVTVGN
- the rpsS gene encoding 30S ribosomal protein S19, translating into MARSLKKGPYVDLHLLKKVDAARASNDKRPIKTWSRRSTILPDFIGLTIAVHNGRTHVPVFISDNMVGHKLGEFSLTRTFKGHLADKKAKKK
- the rplB gene encoding 50S ribosomal protein L2, which translates into the protein MAIVKMKPTSAGRRGMVRVTTEGLHKGAPYAALLEKKNSTAGRNNNGHITTRHKGGGHKHHYRIVDFKRNKDGIPAKVERIEYDPNRTAHIALLCYADGERRYIIAPRGIKAGAVLVSGAESAIKVGNTLPIRNIPVGTTIHCIEMKPGKGAQIARSAGASAVLLAKEGIYAQVRLRSGEVRKIHVDCRATIGEVGNEEQSLKKIGKAGANRWRGIRPTVRGVVMNPVDHPHGGGEGRTGEAREPVSPWGTPSKGYRTRNNKRTDNMIVRRRYSNKG